In a single window of the Delftia tsuruhatensis genome:
- a CDS encoding CBS domain-containing protein, whose protein sequence is MTAVAEILKSKPSNAVYSIAPTDSVLDALRLMADKGIGALLVMEGEHIAGIVTERDYARKIALLGRTSGATLVRDVMTRDVLFVGPAQTTQECMAVMTENRLRHLPVVDEAGSLLGLISIGDLVKDIISEQKFIIEQLEHYISGRH, encoded by the coding sequence ATGACAGCAGTTGCAGAGATTCTCAAGTCCAAGCCCAGCAATGCGGTGTACAGCATCGCACCCACCGATTCCGTGCTCGATGCACTGCGGCTCATGGCCGACAAGGGCATCGGCGCCCTGCTGGTGATGGAGGGTGAGCACATTGCCGGCATCGTCACCGAGCGCGACTATGCGCGCAAGATCGCCCTGCTGGGGCGTACCTCGGGCGCCACCCTGGTGCGCGACGTGATGACGCGCGATGTGCTGTTCGTGGGACCCGCCCAGACCACGCAGGAATGCATGGCGGTGATGACCGAGAACCGGCTGCGCCACTTGCCCGTGGTGGATGAGGCCGGAAGCCTCCTGGGCCTGATCTCCATCGGGGACCTGGTCAAGGACATCATCTCCGAGCAGAAGTTCATCATCGAGCAGCTGGAACACTACATCTCGGGCCGGCACTGA
- a CDS encoding DUF937 domain-containing protein, giving the protein MNSSSSLAAELMAQLQGAPMQQMANQIGASPAQTESAVGAALPVLLASLGRNAAEPQGAANLFGALQRDHGAMGGGAGLDLGGLLGSLLGGGAGAAGGGGSLDGAAILGHILGGNQQRAQDGLGQATGLGSSGAAQLLQLLAPIVMSFLAQRVKAGGLDAGGLGQALGREQAHAQQQGGLGGGLLGSLLDQDGDGQVGLGDLLKIGGSLLGGRR; this is encoded by the coding sequence ATGAATTCCAGCTCTTCCCTGGCCGCCGAACTGATGGCCCAACTGCAGGGCGCGCCCATGCAGCAGATGGCGAACCAGATCGGCGCCAGCCCCGCGCAGACCGAAAGCGCCGTGGGCGCGGCCCTTCCCGTCCTGCTGGCCTCGCTGGGCCGTAACGCGGCCGAGCCGCAAGGTGCGGCCAACCTCTTCGGTGCGCTGCAGCGCGACCATGGTGCCATGGGCGGTGGCGCGGGCCTGGACCTCGGGGGCCTGCTGGGCTCGCTGCTGGGCGGGGGCGCGGGAGCTGCGGGCGGTGGCGGCAGCCTCGATGGAGCGGCCATCCTCGGCCACATCCTGGGCGGCAACCAGCAGCGCGCGCAGGACGGACTGGGCCAGGCCACGGGCCTGGGCAGCAGCGGTGCGGCCCAGCTGCTGCAACTGCTGGCGCCCATCGTCATGTCCTTTCTCGCACAGCGCGTGAAAGCGGGAGGCCTGGATGCTGGCGGCCTTGGCCAGGCGCTGGGCCGCGAGCAGGCCCATGCGCAGCAGCAGGGCGGCCTGGGCGGAGGGCTGCTGGGCAGCCTGCTCGACCAGGATGGCGATGGCCAGGTGGGTCTGGGCGATCTGCTGAAGATCGGCGGAAGCCTCTTGGGCGGCCGCCGCTGA